A stretch of the Opisthocomus hoazin isolate bOpiHoa1 chromosome 2, bOpiHoa1.hap1, whole genome shotgun sequence genome encodes the following:
- the CCDC28A gene encoding coiled-coil domain-containing protein 28A isoform X1 produces the protein MEERKIKRRSPKSSTSHPAQVANSKKNSVPVSKSTAFSNPAPQPAVQKPKLKRVIKEKAKPPGGEAKGAQAAPIQHSFLTDVSDVQEMERGLLSLLNDFHSGKLQAFGNECSIEQMEHVRSMQEKLARLNLELYGELEELPEDKRKLASDSNLDRLLSDVSPGKAEHTQLCPQNSAQQNNTARWAVIYS, from the exons atggaagaaaggaaaatcaaGAGGAGGAGCCCCAAATCATCTACCAGTCACCCTGCTCAGGTTGCTAACTCCAAGAAAAACTCGGTGCCGGTCAGTAAAAGTACAGCCTTTTCAAATCCTGCCCCACAGCCTGCAGTGCAGAAACCAAAGTTAAAACG cgtaATAAAAGAGAAAGCCAAACCTCCAGGAGGCGAAGCAAAAGGTGCACAGGCAGCACCAATCCAGCATTCTTTTCTCACAGATGTGTCAGATGTCCAGGAAATGGAAAGGGGACTTCTGAGTCTCCTGAATGACTTCCACTCTGGCAAACTTCAAGCATTTG GAAATGAATGTTCCATAGAGCAGATGGAGCATGTGCGGAGTATGCAGGAGAAACTTGCTCGCCTCAATCTGGAGCTCTACGGGGAGCTGGAAGAACTCcctgaagacaaaagaaaactaGCCAGTGACTCcaacctggacaggctgctgtCCGATGTAAGtcctgggaaggcagagcacACGCAGCTTTGCCCACAGAACTCGGCTCAGCAGAACAACACTGCTAGGTGGGCAGTGATTTACAGTTGA
- the CCDC28A gene encoding coiled-coil domain-containing protein 28A isoform X2 produces the protein MEERKIKRRSPKSSTSHPAQVANSKKNSVPVSKSTAFSNPAPQPAVQKPKLKRVIKEKAKPPGGEAKGAQAAPIQHSFLTDVSDVQEMERGLLSLLNDFHSGKLQAFGNECSIEQMEHVRSMQEKLARLNLELYGELEELPEDKRKLASDSNLDRLLSDLEELNSSIQKLHLADAQDIPNGATG, from the exons atggaagaaaggaaaatcaaGAGGAGGAGCCCCAAATCATCTACCAGTCACCCTGCTCAGGTTGCTAACTCCAAGAAAAACTCGGTGCCGGTCAGTAAAAGTACAGCCTTTTCAAATCCTGCCCCACAGCCTGCAGTGCAGAAACCAAAGTTAAAACG cgtaATAAAAGAGAAAGCCAAACCTCCAGGAGGCGAAGCAAAAGGTGCACAGGCAGCACCAATCCAGCATTCTTTTCTCACAGATGTGTCAGATGTCCAGGAAATGGAAAGGGGACTTCTGAGTCTCCTGAATGACTTCCACTCTGGCAAACTTCAAGCATTTG GAAATGAATGTTCCATAGAGCAGATGGAGCATGTGCGGAGTATGCAGGAGAAACTTGCTCGCCTCAATCTGGAGCTCTACGGGGAGCTGGAAGAACTCcctgaagacaaaagaaaactaGCCAGTGACTCcaacctggacaggctgctgtCCGAT CTAGAAGAACTGAATTCATCTAT TCAAAAACTACATTTAGCAGATGCTCAAGATATTCCAAATGGTGCCACGGGTTGA